The segment CGCATGATCCGCGATACCGCGCGCGCCTACGCTCAGGACAAGCTGCTGCCGCGCGTGACGCAGGCTTATCTTGAGGAGAAGACCGACCGCGAGATCTTCAACGAGATGGGCGAGCTTGGTTTGATCGGCGTCACGCTGCCGGAGGAATACGGCTGCGCCAATGCGAGCTACGTTGCCTACGGCCTGGTCGCGCGCGAGATCGAGCGTGTCGATTCCGGCTACCGCTCGATGAACAGCGTGCAATCGTCGCTGGTGATGTATCCGATCTATGCCTATGGCGACGAGACCCAGCGCAAGAAATATCTGCCCAAGCTCGCCACCGGCGAGTGGGTCGGCTGCTTCGGCTTGACAGAGCCCGATGCCGGTTCCGATCCGGACGGCATGAAGACCCGCGCCGAGAAAGTCGCCGACGGCTATCGCCTGACCGGCAGCAAGATGTGGATTTCCAACGCGCCGATCGCCGACGTGTTCGTGGTGTGGGCGAAGTCCGCTGCGCACGACAACAAGGTCCGCGGCTTCATTCTTGAGAAAGGCATGAAGGGCCTGTCCGCGCCGAAGATCGGCGGCAAGCTCTCGCTGCGTGCCTCGATTACCGGCGAAGTCGTGATGGACGGTGTCGTTGTTCCCGAGAGCGCACTGCTGCCCAACGTGTCGGGTCTGGCCGGGCCGTTCGGCTGCCTTAACCGCGCGCGCTATGGCATCTCATGGGGCGCGATGGGCGCGGCGGAAGACTGCTTTCAGCGCGCGCGGCAATACACCCTCGACCGCAAGCAGTTCGGCCGGCCGCTGGCCGCGACCCAGCTTGTGCAGAAGAAGCTCGCCGACATGGAAACCGAGATCACGCTTGGCCTGCAGGGCTCGCTGCGGGTTGGCCGCCTGATGGACGAAGGCAAGATGGCGCCGGAAATGATCTCGATCATGAAGCGCAATAATTGCGGCAAGGCGCTCGACATCGCGCGCATGGCCCGCGACATGCACGGCGGCAACGGCATTTCGAGCGAGTACCACGTGATGCGCCACGCGCAGAACCTTGAAACCGTGAACACCTACGAAGGCACCCACGACGTGCACGCGCTCATTCTCGGCCGTGCCATCACCGGCATTCAGGCGTTCTCGTAAGAACATTTTTGAGCGCGTTTTCACACAGGATTGTTCAATGGCCGGGCTTGTCCCGGCCATCCACGTCTCTACGTCACTCCTGTGATCAGAAGCAGCAACCGCAGGCATAAATCCATGAGCGTCAACGACGATATTCCGTTCAACCGGGATTTTCCGCTCGCCCCCGGTGTGGCAGACGAGGTCGTTCCCGGCGTGCGGCGGGTGTTGTGCAACAACCCGAGCCCGTTCACGTTTACCGGAACGGTGAGCTATATCGTCGGCACCGGCAAAGTCGCCATCATCGATCCGGGTCCGGCGGATGAAGTTCACGCGCAAGCGCTGCTCGATGCGGTGCGCGGCGAAACCGTCACCCACATTCTTCTGACGCACACTCACCGCGATCATTCGCCCGGTACGGCGCGGATCAAGGCGGCAACCGGCGCGACGGTTTATGCCGAAGGACTGCACCGCGCCTCACGCCCGGCCTATGCCAGCGAGACGCGCACCACCGAGTCCGGCGGCGACTGGGATTTTCGTCCCGACGTCACGCTGAAGGACGGCGACATCA is part of the Bradyrhizobium sp. G127 genome and harbors:
- a CDS encoding acyl-CoA dehydrogenase, with protein sequence MSARPQTKDKPAKATFQWDDPFLLDDQLTEDERMIRDTARAYAQDKLLPRVTQAYLEEKTDREIFNEMGELGLIGVTLPEEYGCANASYVAYGLVAREIERVDSGYRSMNSVQSSLVMYPIYAYGDETQRKKYLPKLATGEWVGCFGLTEPDAGSDPDGMKTRAEKVADGYRLTGSKMWISNAPIADVFVVWAKSAAHDNKVRGFILEKGMKGLSAPKIGGKLSLRASITGEVVMDGVVVPESALLPNVSGLAGPFGCLNRARYGISWGAMGAAEDCFQRARQYTLDRKQFGRPLAATQLVQKKLADMETEITLGLQGSLRVGRLMDEGKMAPEMISIMKRNNCGKALDIARMARDMHGGNGISSEYHVMRHAQNLETVNTYEGTHDVHALILGRAITGIQAFS